From a single Hippopotamus amphibius kiboko isolate mHipAmp2 chromosome X, mHipAmp2.hap2, whole genome shotgun sequence genomic region:
- the SLC25A53 gene encoding solute carrier family 25 member 53, producing the protein MGEQNHSPGKELQHWTRTEAPGKRSWHSQAYALGAVSNFMSTFLTFPIYKVVFRQQIHAVAVSEAIRQLWHEGPQYFYRGIYPPLLSKTLQGTLLFGTYDSLLYCLSPVGPHSLGHRWAAGLMSGVVEAVALSPFERVQNVLQDGRKQARFPSTFSILKEFHSYGLWGRLSLGYYRGFWPVLLRNSLGSALYFSFKDPIQDSLAEQGLPHWVPALVSGSVNGTITCLVLYPLIVLVANMQSHIGWKSMPSLWASAQDVWDTRGRKLFLIYRGGSLVILRSSVTWGLTTAIHDFLQRRYHSRKELKD; encoded by the coding sequence ATGGGGGAACAGAACCACTCTCCCGGGAAGGAGCTTCAGCACTGGACGCGAACAGAGGCTCCAGGAAAGAGAAGCTGGCACTCCCAGGCCTACGCCCTTGGGGCCGTTTCCAACTTTATGTCTACTTTTCTGACTTTTCCTATATATAAGGTTGTGTTCCGGCAACAGATCCATGCCGTGGCAGTGTCAGAGGCTATACGGCAGCTTTGGCATGAAGGCCCTCAGTACTTTTACCGGGGAATCTACCCGCCTCTTCTCTCCAAGACGTTGCAAGGGACTCTGCTGTTTGGGACTTACGATAGCCTACTGTATTGTCTCTCCCCTGTTGGGCCACACTCCCTGGGACACCGCTGGGCTGCAGGGCTCATGTCTGGTGTGGTGGAGGCTGTGGCACTTAGCCCCTTTGAAAGGGTGCAAAATGTGCTCCAAGATGGTCGCAAACAAGCTCGCTTTCCCAGCACCTTCAGCATTCTCAAAGAATTCCACTCTTATGGGCTGTGGGGGCGGCTGTCGCTGGGTTACTATCGCGGTTTCTGGCCTGTCCTTCTCAGGAACAGCCTAGGGAGTGCTCTGTATTTCTCCTTcaaggatcccatccaggatagcTTGGCAGAGCAAGGCCTGCCGCACTGGGTTCCTGCCTTGGTGTCTGGGAGTGTCAATGGAACAATCACCTGCCTAGTTCTGTATCCTCTGATTGTACTAGTTGCCAATATGCAGTCCCATATTGGCTGGAAGAGCATGCCAAGCCTGTGGGCCTCTGCCCAGGACGTGTGGGACACTCGGGGCCGAAAGCTGTTCCTGATCTACCGTGGAGGTTCTCTGGTCATTCTAAGGTCCAGTGTGACATGGGGCCTCACTACTGCTATCCATGACTTCCTGCAGAGGAGGTATCATTCCAGGAAAGAGCTGAAAGACTGA
- the ZCCHC18 gene encoding zinc finger CCHC domain-containing protein 18 encodes MASIIARVGNSWRQNTPLPPWAHSMLMSLGRSLGPLRVSMAERNMKLFSGRVVPAQGEETFENWLIQVNGALPDWNMSEEEKLKRLMKTLRGPAREVMRLLQAVNPNLSVADFLRAMKLVFGDSESSVTAHGKFFNTLQAQGEKTSLYVIRLEMQLQNAIQAGIIAEKETNQTRLHQLLLGAELNGDSRFRLKYLLRMYANDPERLPNFLESIKMIREEEDWDDTFMKRKRPKRSELMMQRAASPVAFQGPQPIAISSADCDVIEVDDTLSDSDENVILVESQNPPLTSIGAPPLRVRARLQDQILVIDSLNSSQAQPPTSGGSAYKNYGPGDIRRARKRKYTIRCSYCGDEGHSKETCDNESNKAQIFENLIITLQELTHTEEERLKEVPGEYNDLSEPQ; translated from the coding sequence ATGGCTAGCATCATTGCACGTGTGGGTAATAGCTGGCGGCAGAACACACCCTTGCCACCTTGGGCCCATTCCATGTTGATGTCCCTGGGGAGGAGTCTTGGTCCTTTAAGGGTCAGTATGGCAGAAAGAAACATGAAGTTGTTCTCGGGGAGAGTGGTGCCAGCCCAAGGGGAAGAAACCTTTGAAAACTGGCTGATCCAAGTCAATGGGGCCCTGCCAGATTGGAATATGTCTGAGGAGGAAAAGCTCAAGCGCTTGATGAAAACCCTGAGGGGCCCGGCTCGGGAGGTCATGCGTTTGCTGCAGGCAGTCAACCCCAACCTAAGTGTAGCAGATTTCTTGCGAGCCATGAAATTGGTGTTTGGGGATTCTGAAAGCAGTGTCACTGCCCATGGTAAATTTTTTAACACTTTGCAGGCACAAGGGGAGAAAACCTCCCTTTATGTGATCCGTTTAGAGATGCAGCTCCAGAATGCTATTCAGGCAGGGATCATAgctgagaaagaaacaaatcagACTCGCCTGCACCAGCTCCTTTTAGGGGCTGAGCTGAATGGGGACTCGCGCTTCAGGCTGAAGTATCTTCTCAGGATGTATGCAAATGATCCAGAGAGGCTTCCCAATTTCCTGGAGTCAATCAAGATGATAAGGGAGGAAGAGGATTGGGATGACACTTTTATGAAACGGAAGCGGCCCAAAAGGTCTGAGCTAATGATGCAGAGGGCAGCAAGCCCTGTGGCATTTCAGGGCCCCCAGCCAATAGCCATCAGCAGTGCTGATTGCGATGTGATAGAGGTAGATGATACCCTCAGTGACTCAGATGAGAATGTGATCCTGGTGGAGTCTCAGAACCCTCCACTTACATCCATAGGTGCCCCTCCCCTCAGAGTCAGGGCCAGACTTCAGGATCAAATACTGGTCATTGATTCCCTAAACAGTTCCCAGGCTCAACCTCCTACCAGTGGTGGTTCTGCATATAAGAATTATGGTCCTGGGGATATACGtagagccagaaagagaaaatatacaatCCGCTGTTCATACTGTGGTGACGAGGGTCACTCAAAGGAAACCTGTGACAATGAGAGCAACAAGGCCCAGATATTTGAGAATCTGATCATCACCCTTCAGGAGTTGACACATACAGAAGAAGAGAGGTTAAAAGAGGTCCCTGGTGAATACAatgacctctctgagccacagtaa